One genomic window of Struthio camelus isolate bStrCam1 chromosome 1, bStrCam1.hap1, whole genome shotgun sequence includes the following:
- the NAA50 gene encoding N-alpha-acetyltransferase 50 isoform X10: MKGRIELGDVTPHNIKQLKRLNQVIFPVSYNDKFYKDVLEVGELAKLAYFNDIAVGAVCCRVDHSQNQKRLYIMTLGCLAPYRRLGIGTKMLNHVLNICEKDGTFDNIYLHVQISNESAIDFYRKFGFEIIETKKNYYKRIEPADAHVLQKNLKAPCLGQNADVQKTDN; this comes from the exons CCGGATCGAGCTGGGAGATGTGACGCCACACAACATTAAGCAGCTGAAGAGGCTAAACCAGGTCATTTTTCCTGTCAGCTACAATGACAAGTTCTACAAGGATGTACTGGAGGTTGGCGAACTAGCCAAATTAG CCTATTTCAATGATATTGCGGTGGGAGCAGTGTGCTGTAGGGTGGATCACTCCCAGAATCAGAAGAGACTGTACATCATGACACTTGGATGCCTGGCACCATACCGAAGGCTAGGAATAG gaaCTAAAATGTTGAATCATGTCTTAAACATCTGTGAAAAAGATGGCACTTTTGACAACATCTATCT GCACGTCCAGATCAGCAATGAGTCAGCAATTGACTTCTACAGAAAGTTTGGCTTTGAGATCATTGAGACGAAGAAAAACTACTACAAGAGGATAGAGCCAGCAGATGCTCATGTGCTGCAGAAAAACCTCAAAGCCCCTTGTCTTGGCCAGAACGCAGATGTGCAAAAGACCGACAACTGA
- the NAA50 gene encoding N-alpha-acetyltransferase 50 isoform X8: protein MRASGRTFSSGRIELGDVTPHNIKQLKRLNQVIFPVSYNDKFYKDVLEVGELAKLAYFNDIAVGAVCCRVDHSQNQKRLYIMTLGCLAPYRRLGIGTKMLNHVLNICEKDGTFDNIYLHVQISNESAIDFYRKFGFEIIETKKNYYKRIEPADAHVLQKNLKAPCLGQNADVQKTDN, encoded by the exons CCGGATCGAGCTGGGAGATGTGACGCCACACAACATTAAGCAGCTGAAGAGGCTAAACCAGGTCATTTTTCCTGTCAGCTACAATGACAAGTTCTACAAGGATGTACTGGAGGTTGGCGAACTAGCCAAATTAG CCTATTTCAATGATATTGCGGTGGGAGCAGTGTGCTGTAGGGTGGATCACTCCCAGAATCAGAAGAGACTGTACATCATGACACTTGGATGCCTGGCACCATACCGAAGGCTAGGAATAG gaaCTAAAATGTTGAATCATGTCTTAAACATCTGTGAAAAAGATGGCACTTTTGACAACATCTATCT GCACGTCCAGATCAGCAATGAGTCAGCAATTGACTTCTACAGAAAGTTTGGCTTTGAGATCATTGAGACGAAGAAAAACTACTACAAGAGGATAGAGCCAGCAGATGCTCATGTGCTGCAGAAAAACCTCAAAGCCCCTTGTCTTGGCCAGAACGCAGATGTGCAAAAGACCGACAACTGA
- the NAA50 gene encoding N-alpha-acetyltransferase 50 isoform X7 codes for MRASGRTFSSGSRIELGDVTPHNIKQLKRLNQVIFPVSYNDKFYKDVLEVGELAKLAYFNDIAVGAVCCRVDHSQNQKRLYIMTLGCLAPYRRLGIGTKMLNHVLNICEKDGTFDNIYLHVQISNESAIDFYRKFGFEIIETKKNYYKRIEPADAHVLQKNLKAPCLGQNADVQKTDN; via the exons TAGCCGGATCGAGCTGGGAGATGTGACGCCACACAACATTAAGCAGCTGAAGAGGCTAAACCAGGTCATTTTTCCTGTCAGCTACAATGACAAGTTCTACAAGGATGTACTGGAGGTTGGCGAACTAGCCAAATTAG CCTATTTCAATGATATTGCGGTGGGAGCAGTGTGCTGTAGGGTGGATCACTCCCAGAATCAGAAGAGACTGTACATCATGACACTTGGATGCCTGGCACCATACCGAAGGCTAGGAATAG gaaCTAAAATGTTGAATCATGTCTTAAACATCTGTGAAAAAGATGGCACTTTTGACAACATCTATCT GCACGTCCAGATCAGCAATGAGTCAGCAATTGACTTCTACAGAAAGTTTGGCTTTGAGATCATTGAGACGAAGAAAAACTACTACAAGAGGATAGAGCCAGCAGATGCTCATGTGCTGCAGAAAAACCTCAAAGCCCCTTGTCTTGGCCAGAACGCAGATGTGCAAAAGACCGACAACTGA
- the NAA50 gene encoding N-alpha-acetyltransferase 50 isoform X9, with protein sequence MKGSRIELGDVTPHNIKQLKRLNQVIFPVSYNDKFYKDVLEVGELAKLAYFNDIAVGAVCCRVDHSQNQKRLYIMTLGCLAPYRRLGIGTKMLNHVLNICEKDGTFDNIYLHVQISNESAIDFYRKFGFEIIETKKNYYKRIEPADAHVLQKNLKAPCLGQNADVQKTDN encoded by the exons TAGCCGGATCGAGCTGGGAGATGTGACGCCACACAACATTAAGCAGCTGAAGAGGCTAAACCAGGTCATTTTTCCTGTCAGCTACAATGACAAGTTCTACAAGGATGTACTGGAGGTTGGCGAACTAGCCAAATTAG CCTATTTCAATGATATTGCGGTGGGAGCAGTGTGCTGTAGGGTGGATCACTCCCAGAATCAGAAGAGACTGTACATCATGACACTTGGATGCCTGGCACCATACCGAAGGCTAGGAATAG gaaCTAAAATGTTGAATCATGTCTTAAACATCTGTGAAAAAGATGGCACTTTTGACAACATCTATCT GCACGTCCAGATCAGCAATGAGTCAGCAATTGACTTCTACAGAAAGTTTGGCTTTGAGATCATTGAGACGAAGAAAAACTACTACAAGAGGATAGAGCCAGCAGATGCTCATGTGCTGCAGAAAAACCTCAAAGCCCCTTGTCTTGGCCAGAACGCAGATGTGCAAAAGACCGACAACTGA